In Hymenobacter sp. DG01, one genomic interval encodes:
- a CDS encoding NAD(P)/FAD-dependent oxidoreductase produces the protein MADLHSASPFTGSDPAEHIYDCAIIGGGVAGLTLAVQLAQAGRRVVLFEKETYPFHRVCGEYISLENYDFLCRIGVPLAEMDLPRMTRFTVSSPTGVALHHPLDIGGIGITRYELDLLLARLAAAHGASIQEGTKVTDVVFAGDVFTLTTAAGATVRARTACGAWGKHANLDGKLRRPFLASSRQGRQFVAVKYHLQLAGGFPQDLVEMHNFRDGYCGLSPVPGGVTNCSYISDVRNLRAHGNSVAEMERQVLMQNPLLRPYLEQAQRAGQAPIVISQITFRERSTVDAHVLMLGDAAGTIAPLAGNGMSMGMNASFLLHGLLLEFLEGRLSRAELEQQYTQAWRNLLSLRIRAGRLIHQFFGRPALTTLAIRALKGLPGITDQVLKLTHGKSY, from the coding sequence ATGGCTGACCTGCATTCTGCTTCCCCCTTCACCGGATCTGATCCAGCGGAGCATATCTACGATTGCGCCATCATTGGGGGCGGGGTGGCTGGACTGACGCTGGCCGTGCAGCTGGCCCAGGCCGGGCGGCGGGTCGTGCTGTTCGAGAAGGAAACGTACCCGTTCCACCGCGTCTGCGGCGAGTACATCTCGCTGGAGAACTACGACTTTCTGTGCCGCATCGGAGTGCCGCTGGCCGAGATGGACCTGCCGAGAATGACGCGCTTCACCGTGTCCTCCCCTACCGGGGTGGCGCTGCACCACCCCCTGGATATCGGTGGCATCGGCATCACGCGCTACGAGCTGGATTTGCTGCTGGCCCGGCTGGCCGCGGCGCACGGGGCCAGCATTCAGGAGGGCACCAAAGTGACGGATGTGGTCTTTGCAGGCGACGTGTTCACCCTCACCACGGCCGCAGGCGCGACCGTTCGAGCCCGCACGGCCTGCGGAGCCTGGGGCAAGCACGCCAACCTCGACGGCAAGCTGCGCCGCCCGTTTCTTGCATCCAGCCGGCAGGGGCGCCAGTTTGTGGCCGTGAAGTACCACCTGCAGCTGGCCGGTGGCTTTCCGCAGGATTTGGTGGAGATGCATAATTTTCGCGATGGCTACTGCGGGCTCTCGCCGGTACCCGGGGGGGTAACCAACTGCAGCTACATCAGCGATGTGCGCAACCTGCGCGCCCACGGCAACAGCGTGGCGGAAATGGAGCGCCAGGTGCTCATGCAAAACCCCTTGTTGCGCCCCTACCTGGAGCAGGCCCAGCGGGCCGGACAGGCGCCCATCGTCATTTCCCAAATCACGTTTCGGGAGCGCTCCACCGTGGATGCCCACGTGCTTATGCTGGGCGACGCTGCCGGCACTATTGCCCCGCTAGCCGGCAATGGCATGAGCATGGGCATGAACGCCAGCTTCCTGCTGCACGGCCTGCTGCTTGAGTTTCTGGAGGGCCGCCTGTCCCGCGCCGAGTTGGAGCAGCAGTACACGCAGGCCTGGCGCAATCTGCTGAGCCTGCGCATCAGAGCCGGCCGCCTCATTCACCAGTTTTTCGGCCGCCCGGCCCTGACAACGCTAGCAATTCGGGCCCTCAAGGGCCTGCCGGGAATTACTGATCAGGTGCTGAAGCTCACCCACGGCAAAAGCTATTGA
- a CDS encoding tyrosine-type recombinase/integrase: MSTESQLPVLPTSPGAQVPAHLVASTSRYVESGLRGAANTVRAYAGDWKRFSAWCELHELAALPAPVEAAVGFLTELADAGKKFATIQRHAAAIAKAHELAGVDSPTADKKLKVLLKGIAREIKTRQKQAPAFSLANFKRTVKSIDVTGSAGLRNRALLLLGFTGAFRRSELEALNIEDLAFDEEGLVVTLSQSKTNQMGQAEEKAIFYSPDSALCPIRSLQAWLRVLGRTEGPVFVSLRKNNQVTTRRMTTKYTNLIVQQLLGPQFTAHSLRASFVTVSKLNGADDSKVMNQTKHKTSAMIRRYTRLDNVRQHNSAKELGL, encoded by the coding sequence ATGTCCACCGAAAGTCAGCTGCCCGTACTGCCTACTTCGCCCGGTGCGCAGGTGCCCGCTCACCTGGTGGCATCCACCTCTCGCTACGTCGAGTCCGGCCTGCGCGGGGCGGCTAACACCGTGCGCGCCTACGCCGGCGACTGGAAGCGCTTCTCGGCTTGGTGTGAGCTCCACGAGCTTGCCGCGCTGCCGGCTCCGGTCGAAGCAGCGGTTGGGTTTCTGACGGAGCTGGCCGACGCGGGGAAAAAATTTGCCACCATCCAGCGCCACGCCGCCGCCATTGCCAAGGCTCACGAGCTGGCCGGCGTGGATTCGCCTACAGCCGACAAGAAACTTAAGGTGCTACTCAAGGGCATTGCCCGCGAAATCAAGACCCGCCAAAAGCAGGCCCCGGCATTTTCGCTAGCTAACTTCAAGCGTACCGTCAAGAGCATCGATGTAACCGGGTCGGCTGGATTGCGCAACCGGGCCCTGCTGCTACTGGGCTTTACCGGAGCGTTTCGCCGCTCGGAGCTGGAGGCGCTTAACATCGAAGATCTGGCCTTCGATGAGGAAGGGTTGGTCGTAACGCTGTCACAGAGTAAGACCAATCAGATGGGGCAGGCCGAGGAGAAGGCCATTTTCTATTCGCCGGATTCGGCCCTGTGTCCGATCCGGTCACTGCAGGCCTGGCTGAGGGTACTCGGTCGCACGGAAGGTCCAGTGTTCGTATCGCTGCGCAAAAACAATCAGGTCACCACCCGGCGCATGACTACCAAGTACACCAACCTGATCGTGCAGCAGCTCTTAGGGCCACAGTTCACGGCGCACTCGTTGCGGGCCTCCTTTGTGACGGTGTCCAAGCTCAACGGCGCCGATGACTCCAAGGTGATGAACCAGACGAAGCACAAAACGAGCGCGATGATTCGGCGCTACACCCGGCTGGACAATGTGCGCCAGCATAATTCGGCCAAAGAACTGGGCTTGTAG
- a CDS encoding L-tyrosine/L-tryptophan isonitrile synthase family protein: MTPPSSYLPAAASPRRQLLDIGLRLLEEQGFQQVSLVDIATAAGRPLADVYRHFGTKSDFVLGFYQRLHDELEVKISDLPIGSVALRFQTLVRWKVALLLPQQRLLRSQLANLLDAEAPAGVLSPETESIRLRGLALFELVVSGAADAPAPELRSALAQTLYAAHWGVLALRLLDRSADGKATDELLQLFGAGLELTTPSLATLLGPLLLGQVSGAVAHFLNLDPTVDFDVARRIAKVLLRHRKVLPTGPDETVTNEEQSIALHLPKLHYYIRQGLPIHLILPAFPAKSPNPQKVLGKLPDLGEEIALTFLQSLCDEIRQVYAPGARLSICADGRVFADLVQVSDADVSAYNEELKRLLRQLNTPDLDVVNLEDLLATDSFDKARTWIAGQYGEPLEDLKARVRDTEHHRAMFNGIHRFVSEDRLTLEPTKSKSRVKEESKEVAYEVIRRSNAWTRLLAQEFPHAVRLSIHPQHPYSDKIGLRMTRAVDDWITPWHGVVLLRDNEYVLLKRYQAEAAGAELVQKDGRASHFVARPETVPNKLNF; the protein is encoded by the coding sequence ATGACACCACCTTCGAGCTATCTACCTGCGGCTGCTTCCCCGCGCCGCCAACTCCTGGATATCGGGTTACGCTTGCTGGAAGAGCAAGGATTTCAGCAGGTATCCCTGGTGGACATTGCCACGGCCGCCGGGCGGCCCCTGGCGGATGTTTACCGCCATTTCGGTACTAAAAGCGACTTTGTGCTGGGCTTTTACCAGCGCCTGCACGACGAGTTGGAAGTGAAGATCTCGGACCTGCCAATCGGCTCGGTAGCATTACGCTTTCAGACACTAGTGCGCTGGAAAGTAGCCTTGCTGCTGCCCCAGCAACGCTTGCTTCGCTCGCAGCTGGCCAATCTGCTCGACGCGGAGGCACCCGCGGGCGTGCTCAGCCCTGAAACGGAGAGCATCCGGCTGCGCGGGCTGGCCTTATTTGAACTCGTGGTGAGCGGGGCCGCGGATGCTCCCGCGCCGGAACTACGGTCAGCCTTGGCTCAGACCCTCTACGCGGCTCATTGGGGCGTGCTGGCGCTGCGCCTGCTTGACCGCTCAGCCGATGGAAAAGCAACTGATGAGCTGCTGCAGCTGTTCGGGGCCGGGCTCGAGCTTACCACGCCTAGCCTGGCTACCCTGCTGGGGCCGCTGCTGTTAGGGCAGGTATCCGGGGCTGTAGCCCATTTCCTGAATCTGGACCCGACTGTTGACTTCGACGTGGCCCGCCGCATTGCCAAAGTGCTGCTACGGCATCGCAAGGTGCTGCCAACCGGCCCCGACGAGACGGTCACCAATGAAGAGCAAAGTATTGCTCTGCACCTGCCTAAGCTACACTACTACATCCGCCAGGGCCTGCCCATCCACCTGATTTTGCCCGCCTTTCCGGCCAAGTCGCCCAACCCCCAGAAGGTACTGGGCAAGCTCCCGGACCTGGGCGAGGAAATTGCGCTGACCTTTCTGCAGAGTCTCTGCGACGAGATCCGGCAGGTATACGCGCCCGGCGCCCGGCTGAGCATCTGCGCCGACGGGCGCGTCTTCGCCGACTTGGTGCAGGTCAGCGACGCGGACGTGTCGGCCTACAACGAGGAGTTGAAGCGGCTGCTCCGGCAATTGAATACGCCCGATCTGGACGTGGTGAACCTGGAAGACCTGCTGGCTACGGATTCATTCGACAAGGCCCGCACCTGGATTGCCGGCCAGTACGGGGAGCCGTTGGAGGATCTCAAAGCCCGGGTGCGGGACACGGAGCACCACCGGGCCATGTTCAATGGCATTCACCGCTTCGTCTCCGAAGACCGCCTGACCCTGGAGCCGACCAAAAGCAAGAGCCGCGTAAAGGAGGAAAGCAAGGAAGTGGCGTACGAGGTTATCCGGCGCAGCAATGCCTGGACCCGCCTGCTGGCCCAGGAGTTCCCACACGCCGTACGCCTGAGTATTCACCCGCAGCACCCCTACTCCGACAAAATTGGCCTGCGCATGACCCGGGCCGTGGATGACTGGATCACGCCCTGGCACGGGGTGGTGCTGCTGCGCGATAACGAGTATGTGCTGCTGAAGCGCTACCAGGCCGAAGCAGCCGGGGCCGAGCTGGTGCAGAAAGACGGCCGGGCCAGTCACTTCGTCGCCCGCCCGGAAACTGTACCAAACAAGCTAAATTTCTAA
- a CDS encoding TauD/TfdA family dioxygenase has product MPTYFLTPQTPFGLLVQADSPGQTIAGIPADQIRAWVQEHRLLIFRGFRLFDKTQFALYAQQLGEPLQWPFGAINELKVKADAKNYLYTPSAVPLHWDGAFVGRIPYLIFFQCLKAPRAEDRGGTTFADTGRALARATAAQRARWAQATLRYRTEKIVHYGGTLTQRLLQDHPVTGEPTIRFAEPVHDLNPVTVEVLDATEEQQAALIAELQAALYAPEVFYIHTWQDNDIVLADNHVLLHGRDAFLNPNERHIQRINLLARPAHRGVAQFLKNSKTLRRTEFLIAEIPIFLIPIFLSAENFRFLKKPELYAGLAGIYLLFNFGDMVNAYADRRVDAVYKSHLSNAIFELGPAGVRWQMRASVAGTVLISLWLTCQTGRWQFVPLTVIGWALGFQYSWRPLHFKSRGLWQLAAQWAVIFFGPMAYTGSLVTHFPRPAVLTMAGAYGLLQVGVLMLNNAEDYTEDQAAGLNTAIVALGLHRSMRVAQALTGGAGLLALGSFAYLFRAEKLPKAAYVALLPLAGAVAYVAQGYETINQKIEDKDEAAATAVLKENGMRVPQWLKATAYTSLLAAGVLFAARVRRPRTQQS; this is encoded by the coding sequence ATGCCTACTTACTTCCTTACACCCCAAACGCCCTTTGGATTGCTCGTCCAGGCCGATTCGCCCGGCCAAACCATTGCCGGTATACCCGCCGACCAGATCCGGGCGTGGGTGCAGGAGCACCGACTGCTGATTTTCCGCGGGTTTAGGCTGTTTGATAAAACGCAGTTCGCCCTTTACGCGCAGCAGTTGGGCGAGCCGCTGCAGTGGCCCTTCGGGGCCATCAACGAACTCAAAGTAAAAGCTGACGCCAAGAACTACCTCTACACGCCCAGCGCCGTGCCCCTGCACTGGGACGGGGCCTTTGTGGGCCGCATTCCGTACCTGATCTTCTTTCAGTGCCTGAAAGCGCCCCGCGCCGAGGACCGGGGCGGCACCACCTTCGCCGACACGGGCCGGGCGCTGGCCCGGGCCACGGCCGCGCAGCGGGCCCGATGGGCCCAGGCCACGCTCCGCTACCGGACCGAGAAAATCGTGCACTACGGCGGCACGCTCACCCAGCGGCTGCTGCAGGACCACCCGGTTACGGGCGAGCCGACCATCCGTTTTGCCGAGCCCGTGCACGACCTCAACCCCGTTACGGTCGAAGTGCTCGACGCCACCGAAGAGCAGCAGGCGGCGCTGATTGCAGAGCTGCAAGCTGCCCTGTACGCCCCGGAGGTGTTCTACATTCACACTTGGCAGGACAACGACATCGTGCTGGCCGATAACCACGTGCTGCTGCACGGCCGCGACGCGTTCCTGAACCCCAATGAGCGCCACATTCAGCGCATCAACCTGCTGGCCCGGCCGGCGCACCGGGGCGTGGCGCAGTTTCTGAAAAACAGCAAAACCCTGCGCCGCACCGAGTTTCTGATTGCCGAAATCCCCATTTTCCTCATCCCCATCTTTCTCAGCGCCGAGAATTTCCGCTTCCTGAAAAAGCCGGAGCTGTACGCGGGGCTGGCGGGCATCTACCTGCTCTTCAATTTCGGCGACATGGTCAACGCCTACGCCGACCGCCGCGTGGATGCCGTCTACAAAAGCCACTTGTCCAACGCCATTTTCGAGCTGGGACCGGCCGGGGTGCGCTGGCAGATGCGGGCTTCGGTGGCAGGCACCGTGCTCATCAGTCTGTGGCTGACGTGCCAGACCGGGCGCTGGCAGTTTGTGCCGCTGACCGTTATCGGCTGGGCGCTGGGCTTCCAGTACTCCTGGCGGCCGCTGCACTTTAAGTCGCGCGGGCTCTGGCAGCTGGCCGCGCAGTGGGCCGTTATCTTTTTCGGGCCCATGGCCTACACGGGCAGTCTGGTGACGCACTTTCCCCGGCCGGCGGTACTCACCATGGCGGGGGCTTACGGGCTGCTGCAGGTGGGCGTGCTGATGCTCAACAACGCCGAGGACTACACCGAAGACCAGGCCGCGGGCCTCAACACGGCCATTGTGGCGCTGGGGCTGCACCGCAGCATGCGGGTAGCGCAGGCCCTGACCGGCGGGGCCGGGCTACTGGCGCTGGGCAGCTTCGCGTACCTGTTCCGGGCCGAAAAACTGCCCAAAGCCGCCTATGTGGCCTTGCTGCCACTGGCCGGGGCCGTGGCCTACGTGGCCCAGGGCTACGAGACAATCAACCAGAAAATAGAGGATAAAGACGAGGCCGCCGCCACCGCTGTGCTCAAGGAAAACGGGATGCGGGTGCCCCAATGGCTGAAGGCCACGGCCTACACCAGCCTGCTGGCCGCCGGCGTGCTTTTTGCCGCCCGCGTGCGGCGGCCCCGGACCCAGCAGTCCTAA